One genomic region from Cellulomonas fengjieae encodes:
- a CDS encoding heavy metal translocating P-type ATPase, with product MSERTVDLAIEGMTCASCVARVEKKLNRLPGVEATVNLPLESARVTIADGEPADDETLVAAVRSAGYDATVVAPPHEHHAMDPFEHALSGHSMAPGQDMDPDEDTSAPTDARGTDLRRRLRVASVLTVPVLVLSMIPALQFTGWQWVVTALALPVVTWAAWPFHRAAFRAARHRASTMDTLVSIGIIAATGWSLWALLLGGAGRLGMTMTPTLWPRATEAMGMPELYFEVAAVVTTFLLAGRYAEHRSRRRAGDALRALLDLGAKDVALLVDGTERRVPVERLVVGDEFVVRPGEKVATDGVVVRGTSALDTSLLTGEPVPVDVGPGDEVTGATVNTSGALVVRATRVGAETRLAQIGRLVATAQTGKAPVQRLADRISAVFVPVVLVLALGTLAVWLLSGAGVQAAFTAAVAVLIIACPCALGLATPTALLVGTGRGAQRGILIKGPEILEQTRTIDTVVLDKTGTVTEGRMALVDVIGEPEALRYAAAVEQLAEHPIGRAIASAAHTGDGPDVPTGADGVVIGADQVLDFHAEAGHGVSGVVRTAHSGVGLGRRVLVGKPAWLREQGIDPAAFQDAFDAAETDGATAVMVAWDGSPRGVLVLRDPVKASSAQAVAELRALGLRPVLLTGDNEGAARAAAREVGIPEGDVVAHVLPADKVDVVARLQASGARVAMVGDGVNDAAALATADLGLAMGTGTDVAIDAADITLVRGDLRSAGDAIRLSRRTLRVIKQNLFWAFAYNVAAIPLAALGLLNPMIAGAAMALSSVLVVGNSLRLRRFE from the coding sequence GTGAGCGAACGAACCGTCGACCTCGCGATCGAGGGCATGACCTGCGCGTCCTGCGTGGCGCGCGTGGAGAAGAAGCTGAACCGGCTGCCCGGCGTCGAGGCGACCGTGAACCTGCCGCTGGAGAGCGCCCGCGTCACGATCGCCGACGGCGAGCCCGCCGACGACGAGACGCTCGTCGCCGCGGTCCGCTCTGCGGGGTACGACGCCACGGTGGTGGCTCCCCCGCACGAGCACCACGCGATGGACCCGTTCGAGCACGCCCTGTCGGGCCACTCGATGGCCCCCGGGCAGGACATGGACCCCGACGAGGACACCTCCGCGCCGACCGACGCGCGCGGCACCGACCTGCGCCGTCGCCTGCGGGTGGCGAGCGTCCTCACGGTCCCGGTGCTGGTCCTCTCGATGATCCCCGCGCTGCAGTTCACGGGGTGGCAGTGGGTGGTCACCGCGCTGGCCCTGCCCGTGGTCACGTGGGCGGCCTGGCCGTTCCACCGCGCCGCGTTCCGGGCCGCCCGGCACCGCGCCTCGACCATGGACACCCTCGTGTCGATCGGCATCATCGCGGCCACGGGCTGGTCCCTGTGGGCGCTGCTGCTGGGCGGCGCCGGCAGGCTCGGCATGACGATGACGCCGACGCTGTGGCCGCGGGCCACCGAGGCCATGGGGATGCCCGAGCTCTACTTCGAGGTCGCCGCCGTGGTCACCACGTTCCTGCTGGCCGGCCGGTACGCCGAGCACCGCTCGCGGCGGCGCGCCGGTGACGCGCTGCGCGCGCTGCTGGACCTGGGCGCCAAGGACGTGGCGCTCCTGGTGGACGGCACCGAGCGGCGCGTCCCGGTGGAGCGCCTCGTGGTGGGGGACGAGTTCGTCGTCCGGCCCGGGGAGAAGGTCGCCACCGACGGCGTCGTGGTCCGCGGCACGTCCGCGCTCGACACGTCCCTGCTGACGGGCGAGCCGGTGCCCGTCGACGTCGGCCCCGGTGACGAGGTGACCGGTGCGACCGTGAACACCTCCGGAGCGCTCGTCGTGCGCGCCACGCGGGTGGGCGCCGAGACCCGGCTGGCGCAGATCGGCCGGCTCGTCGCCACCGCGCAGACGGGCAAGGCGCCCGTGCAGCGCCTGGCCGACCGCATCTCCGCGGTGTTCGTGCCGGTCGTCCTCGTGCTCGCGCTCGGGACGCTGGCCGTCTGGCTGCTCAGCGGCGCCGGCGTCCAGGCGGCGTTCACCGCCGCCGTCGCCGTGCTGATCATCGCGTGCCCCTGCGCCCTCGGCCTGGCCACGCCGACCGCGCTGCTGGTCGGCACCGGCCGCGGCGCCCAGCGGGGCATCCTGATCAAGGGCCCGGAGATCCTCGAGCAGACCCGCACCATCGACACGGTCGTTCTGGACAAGACCGGAACGGTGACCGAGGGCCGGATGGCCCTGGTCGACGTGATCGGTGAGCCCGAGGCCCTGCGCTACGCCGCCGCCGTCGAGCAGCTCGCCGAGCACCCGATCGGCCGGGCCATCGCGTCCGCGGCGCACACCGGGGACGGCCCGGACGTGCCCACGGGCGCCGACGGCGTCGTGATCGGCGCCGACCAGGTGCTCGACTTCCACGCCGAGGCCGGGCACGGCGTCTCCGGCGTCGTCCGCACCGCGCACTCCGGCGTCGGGCTCGGTCGTCGGGTCCTCGTCGGCAAGCCGGCCTGGCTCCGCGAGCAGGGCATCGACCCCGCCGCGTTCCAGGACGCGTTCGACGCCGCCGAGACCGACGGCGCCACCGCGGTCATGGTCGCCTGGGACGGTTCGCCGCGCGGCGTGCTGGTCCTGCGCGACCCGGTCAAGGCGTCCTCCGCGCAGGCCGTCGCGGAGCTGCGCGCCCTCGGGCTGCGCCCGGTCCTGCTCACCGGCGACAACGAGGGTGCCGCGCGCGCCGCCGCCCGCGAGGTCGGCATCCCCGAGGGCGACGTGGTCGCCCACGTGCTGCCGGCCGACAAGGTCGACGTGGTCGCCCGGCTGCAGGCGTCGGGGGCGCGCGTCGCGATGGTCGGCGACGGGGTGAACGACGCCGCGGCGCTGGCCACCGCGGACCTCGGCCTGGCGATGGGTACCGGGACGGACGTCGCGATCGACGCCGCCGACATCACGCTCGTCCGGGGCGACCTGCGCTCGGCCGGGGACGCGATCCGGCTGTCCCGCCGGACCCTGCGCGTGATCAAGCAGAACCTGTTCTGGGCGTTCGCGTACAACGTGGCGGCGATCCCGCTGGCCGCACTCGGGCTCCTCAACCCGATGATCGCGGGCGCCGCCATGGCGCTCTCGTCGGTGCTCGTGGTCGGCAACTCCCTGCGGCTGCGCCGCTTCGAGTGA
- a CDS encoding ABC transporter ATP-binding protein — MTAVVEVAGATRTFGAVTALDDVSLTVGHGELVGLLGPNGAGKTTLLSLVSGLRRPDSGTVRLFGGDPRSASSRIALGTTPQETGLPPTLTVGEVVDLVGKHYPAPMPRGEALARFGLEDLVRRQTGGLSGGQKRRLAVALALVGRPRLVLLDEPTTGLDVEARHILWQALRDYHADGATVLLTSHYLEEIEALAQRVVVIGGGRVLADDSLASVLGLVALRRVILSLPPGHDVDLARLPGATSAQQGLDGRWTVLASDADRLVRALVAQDVPFSGLEMRGASLEEAFLTLTHEETHDEEAVR, encoded by the coding sequence GTGACCGCCGTCGTCGAGGTGGCCGGTGCCACCCGCACCTTCGGGGCCGTGACGGCGCTGGACGACGTGTCGCTGACGGTCGGCCACGGCGAGCTGGTCGGGCTGCTCGGTCCCAACGGGGCCGGCAAGACCACGCTGCTCAGCCTGGTCAGCGGCCTGCGCCGGCCGGACTCCGGCACGGTCCGGCTGTTCGGTGGCGACCCGCGCTCGGCGTCGTCGCGCATCGCGCTCGGCACCACCCCGCAGGAGACGGGCCTGCCGCCGACGCTGACGGTCGGGGAGGTCGTCGACCTCGTCGGCAAGCACTACCCGGCACCCATGCCGCGCGGCGAGGCCCTGGCCCGGTTCGGGCTCGAAGACCTGGTGCGGCGGCAGACCGGCGGCCTGTCCGGCGGGCAGAAGCGGCGGCTCGCCGTCGCGCTGGCGCTGGTCGGGCGGCCGCGGCTCGTGCTCCTCGACGAGCCGACGACCGGGCTCGACGTCGAGGCGCGGCACATCCTGTGGCAGGCGCTGCGCGACTACCACGCCGACGGCGCGACCGTCCTGCTCACCAGCCACTACCTCGAGGAGATCGAGGCGCTGGCGCAGCGGGTGGTGGTCATCGGCGGCGGTCGCGTGCTTGCGGACGACAGCCTCGCCTCGGTGCTCGGGCTCGTCGCGCTGCGTCGCGTGATCCTGTCCCTGCCGCCCGGCCACGACGTCGACCTCGCCCGCCTGCCCGGCGCGACGAGCGCGCAGCAGGGGCTCGACGGGCGGTGGACGGTCCTGGCGTCGGACGCGGACCGGCTGGTGCGCGCCCTCGTCGCGCAGGACGTGCCGTTCAGCGGCCTGGAGATGCGCGGTGCCTCTCTGGAGGAGGCGTTCCTGACCCTGACGCACGAGGAGACGCACGACGAGGAGGCCGTCCGATGA
- a CDS encoding HdeD family acid-resistance protein translates to MSDDLTAEASTALRRIWWLPVVRGVVLLILGLFMLAQPLASVGVLTWVFGIFAIIDGLVAIGQWLGNRKEPGSGWWLASGLMGIALGVVAVVWTEASVAVIFYLIALWVLLLGVLAIIAAVVLYRSRDIGWYWVLTFGLVSFLFGLLLIMNPQTSVSVIVVLLGLFAFVGGVVLVVSGFATRQLAKQLDSLSAL, encoded by the coding sequence ATGTCCGACGACCTGACCGCCGAGGCCTCGACCGCACTGCGCCGCATCTGGTGGCTACCGGTCGTGCGGGGCGTGGTGCTGCTGATCCTGGGCCTGTTCATGCTGGCGCAGCCGCTCGCCAGCGTCGGCGTGCTGACCTGGGTCTTCGGGATCTTCGCCATCATCGACGGCCTCGTCGCCATCGGGCAGTGGCTCGGCAACCGCAAGGAGCCGGGATCCGGCTGGTGGCTCGCGTCCGGGCTGATGGGGATCGCGCTGGGTGTGGTCGCCGTCGTGTGGACGGAGGCGTCGGTCGCGGTGATCTTCTACCTGATCGCGCTGTGGGTCCTGCTGCTCGGCGTCCTGGCCATCATCGCGGCCGTCGTGCTGTACCGCTCCCGCGACATCGGCTGGTACTGGGTCCTCACCTTCGGCCTCGTCTCGTTCCTGTTCGGGCTGCTGCTGATCATGAACCCGCAGACGTCCGTGAGCGTGATCGTGGTCCTGCTCGGGCTGTTCGCCTTCGTCGGCGGCGTGGTGCTCGTGGTGAGCGGCTTCGCCACCCGGCAGCTGGCCAAGCAGCTGGACAGCCTCTCCGCGCTCTGA
- a CDS encoding transcriptional regulator: protein MPDVELDPVIHAQARLRVVATLAALDTHDRIAFPRLQKLLDMTAGNLSTHLRRLEEAEYVLITKTHEGRTPATYVELTPTGRLAFERYTGSLRALLDGAS, encoded by the coding sequence GTGCCTGACGTCGAGCTCGACCCGGTCATCCACGCGCAGGCGCGGCTGAGGGTCGTCGCCACGCTGGCAGCCCTCGACACGCACGACCGCATCGCCTTCCCCCGGCTGCAGAAGCTGCTGGACATGACCGCGGGGAACCTGTCCACCCACCTGCGCCGACTCGAGGAGGCGGAGTACGTGCTGATCACCAAGACCCACGAGGGCCGGACCCCGGCCACGTACGTGGAGCTGACACCCACCGGGCGCCTGGCGTTCGAGCGGTACACCGGCTCGCTGCGCGCGCTGCTCGACGGTGCGTCGTGA
- a CDS encoding CPBP family intramembrane glutamic endopeptidase, giving the protein MTAPTPADERPVGIAPPPSPRAYRRRITTEIWIVLGLSLGRSGLYAVVNIIDRLTAGPPLADQSTTLNPSRSDRPWLDLTYQLLQIGFALVPVALALYLLSANGRSAVRRIGLDLTRPWRDLGIGVALAAALGIPGLGLYAAARALGLAVEVQASALNAAWWTIPVLILAALQNALVEEVIVVGYLMERLRELRWSTPAILVTSALLRGSYHLYQGWGAFVGNAIMGLVFAEYYRRKRRVMPLVMAHTVMDVVVFVGYALVPDEWIAALGLD; this is encoded by the coding sequence ATGACAGCGCCGACGCCCGCCGACGAGCGCCCCGTCGGCATCGCCCCGCCGCCCAGCCCGCGCGCCTACCGCCGCCGGATCACCACCGAGATCTGGATCGTGCTCGGCCTGTCGCTCGGCCGGTCCGGGCTGTACGCCGTGGTCAACATCATCGACCGGCTCACCGCGGGGCCTCCGCTGGCCGACCAGTCGACGACGCTGAACCCGAGCCGGTCGGACCGTCCGTGGCTCGACCTGACCTACCAGCTGCTGCAGATCGGCTTCGCCCTGGTACCGGTCGCGCTCGCGCTCTACCTGCTCTCCGCCAACGGCCGGTCCGCCGTCCGCCGGATCGGCCTGGACCTCACGCGGCCGTGGCGCGACCTGGGGATCGGCGTCGCGCTGGCCGCCGCGCTCGGCATCCCCGGGCTCGGGCTGTACGCGGCCGCGCGCGCGCTGGGCCTGGCGGTCGAGGTGCAGGCGTCCGCCCTGAACGCGGCCTGGTGGACCATCCCGGTCCTGATCCTCGCGGCCCTGCAGAACGCGCTGGTCGAGGAGGTGATCGTCGTCGGCTACCTCATGGAGCGGCTACGCGAGCTGCGCTGGAGCACGCCCGCGATCCTCGTCACCAGCGCCCTGCTGCGCGGCTCGTACCACCTGTACCAGGGCTGGGGCGCGTTCGTCGGCAACGCGATCATGGGGCTGGTGTTCGCCGAGTACTACCGCCGCAAGCGCCGGGTGATGCCGCTCGTGATGGCACACACGGTCATGGACGTGGTGGTGTTCGTCGGCTACGCGCTCGTGCCCGACGAGTGGATCGCCGCGCTCGGCCTCGACTGA
- a CDS encoding ABC transporter permease: protein MSTATLTPRPFRALALLHARFQFLETVRVPIAVLGNLLFPSLAMLFFVVPQRSVADDPLAATAAIAQLGVFAVMSTCLFSFGVGVSEDRAMPFDPFLRTLPAGAGPRLAGRVLNGVIWSYLALVPLVVLGVLLTAATLSLTQALAAVALVPAVAVPFLLLGLAIGYRLSSKASIAVVQATLFPLAFAGGLFLPPQAFPGWLDTLSTFLPSRAARDLAVQVVTGESAYAYALPVILAWTVLFAALAVIAYRNDEGRRFH, encoded by the coding sequence ATGAGCACCGCGACCCTGACCCCGCGCCCGTTCCGGGCGCTCGCGCTCCTGCACGCCAGGTTCCAGTTCCTGGAGACCGTCCGCGTGCCGATCGCGGTGCTCGGCAACCTGCTGTTCCCGTCGCTGGCGATGCTGTTCTTCGTCGTCCCGCAGCGTTCGGTGGCCGACGACCCCCTGGCGGCAACCGCGGCGATCGCGCAGCTGGGCGTGTTCGCCGTGATGTCGACGTGCCTGTTCTCGTTCGGCGTCGGCGTCTCGGAGGACCGCGCGATGCCGTTCGACCCGTTCCTGCGCACGCTGCCCGCCGGAGCCGGACCGCGGCTGGCCGGCCGGGTGCTCAACGGGGTGATCTGGTCATACCTCGCGCTGGTGCCGCTCGTGGTGCTCGGCGTCCTGCTCACGGCGGCGACCCTGAGCCTCACGCAGGCGCTGGCCGCGGTCGCGCTGGTGCCCGCGGTGGCGGTGCCGTTCCTGCTGCTGGGCCTGGCGATCGGCTACCGGCTCAGCTCGAAGGCCTCGATCGCGGTGGTGCAGGCGACCCTGTTCCCGCTCGCCTTCGCCGGTGGGCTGTTCCTGCCGCCGCAGGCGTTCCCGGGCTGGCTGGACACCCTGTCCACGTTCCTGCCCTCCCGGGCCGCCCGCGACCTGGCCGTCCAGGTGGTCACCGGCGAGTCGGCCTACGCCTACGCGCTCCCGGTGATCCTGGCCTGGACGGTCCTGTTCGCGGCCCTGGCGGTCATCGCCTACCGCAACGACGAGGGCCGCCGGTTCCACTGA